One window from the genome of Leucoraja erinacea ecotype New England chromosome 16, Leri_hhj_1, whole genome shotgun sequence encodes:
- the LOC129704760 gene encoding uncharacterized protein LOC129704760 isoform X2 — MSGEVQYHTAHGQARQPPPTSGEEDEFLSHLSQEEKECLGFLIETIDALEVDLEDDDKEGDGIIGDGFYEFLGMVCSTRPTKEKARPNESRPCDIVGVIGNVEPVASSPVAEMVNVRGLASIPGLGPTPKQKATTKGDKKQVKKLKYHGSEDAMGLESGAPGQSWVSEPDEQGSPRSLTLLPAHAKKFDTILRSGVSVHELRTQVLARLSGSAQKQPSSQLEGLAAHSDSLRLLVSPEQRAARQDALQRLGLWKLTGDASRGNDAVSTQPLATEKAQKSTSPPSAAEKDREAALKKLGLLNL; from the exons GAGGATGAGTTCCTAAGCCACTTGTCCCAGGAAGAGAAAGAATGCCTCGGGTTTTTGATTGAAACGATTGATGCTTTAGAGGTGGATCTGGAGGACGATGACAAAGAGGGAGATGGCATCATAGGTGATGGGTTTTATGAGTTTTTAGGAATGGTGTGCAGCACTCGACCAACAAAAGAGAAAGCAAGACCCA ATGAATCGAGACCCTGTGATATTGTTGGGGTGATTGGAAATGTAGAGCCAGTTGCCAGCAGTCCAGTTGCTGAAATGGTCAACGTCAGAGGCCTGGCTTCCATTCCTGGGCTTGGCCCAACTCCAAAACAAAAGGCGACAACCAAAGGAGACAAGAAGCAGGTGAAGAAACTGAAATACCACGGATCTGAAGATGCAATGGGGTTAGAGTCCGGTGCCCCAGGTCAATCCTGGGTGTCTGAGCCTGATGAACAAGGCTCACCCAGGTCCCTCACTTTGCTGCCGGCCCATGCGAAAAAGTTTGACACCATCTTGAGATCGGGGGTGAGTGTGCATGAGCTCCGTACTCAGGTTCTAGCTCGCCTGAGCGGGTCTGCCCAGAAGCAGCCGAGCAGTCAGCTGGAGGGTTTGGCAGCGCATTCCGACTCCCTCCGGTTACTTGTAAGCCCTGAACAGAGGGCAGCAAGACAGGACGCCCTGCAGAGACTGGGACTGTGGAAGCTGACTGGAGACGCGTCCCGCGGCAACGATGCCGTCTCCACCCAACCGCTTGCAACGGAAAAGGCTCAGAAGTCGACCTCTCCACCGTCAGCTGCAGAGAAGGATCGTGAAGCAGCTTTGAAAAAGCTGGGCCTCTTAAACCTATAA
- the LOC129704760 gene encoding uncharacterized protein LOC129704760 isoform X1: MDPKLAQESGSVNTEEEAATYSKEDEFLSHLSQEEKECLGFLIETIDALEVDLEDDDKEGDGIIGDGFYEFLGMVCSTRPTKEKARPNESRPCDIVGVIGNVEPVASSPVAEMVNVRGLASIPGLGPTPKQKATTKGDKKQVKKLKYHGSEDAMGLESGAPGQSWVSEPDEQGSPRSLTLLPAHAKKFDTILRSGVSVHELRTQVLARLSGSAQKQPSSQLEGLAAHSDSLRLLVSPEQRAARQDALQRLGLWKLTGDASRGNDAVSTQPLATEKAQKSTSPPSAAEKDREAALKKLGLLNL; encoded by the exons GAGGATGAGTTCCTAAGCCACTTGTCCCAGGAAGAGAAAGAATGCCTCGGGTTTTTGATTGAAACGATTGATGCTTTAGAGGTGGATCTGGAGGACGATGACAAAGAGGGAGATGGCATCATAGGTGATGGGTTTTATGAGTTTTTAGGAATGGTGTGCAGCACTCGACCAACAAAAGAGAAAGCAAGACCCA ATGAATCGAGACCCTGTGATATTGTTGGGGTGATTGGAAATGTAGAGCCAGTTGCCAGCAGTCCAGTTGCTGAAATGGTCAACGTCAGAGGCCTGGCTTCCATTCCTGGGCTTGGCCCAACTCCAAAACAAAAGGCGACAACCAAAGGAGACAAGAAGCAGGTGAAGAAACTGAAATACCACGGATCTGAAGATGCAATGGGGTTAGAGTCCGGTGCCCCAGGTCAATCCTGGGTGTCTGAGCCTGATGAACAAGGCTCACCCAGGTCCCTCACTTTGCTGCCGGCCCATGCGAAAAAGTTTGACACCATCTTGAGATCGGGGGTGAGTGTGCATGAGCTCCGTACTCAGGTTCTAGCTCGCCTGAGCGGGTCTGCCCAGAAGCAGCCGAGCAGTCAGCTGGAGGGTTTGGCAGCGCATTCCGACTCCCTCCGGTTACTTGTAAGCCCTGAACAGAGGGCAGCAAGACAGGACGCCCTGCAGAGACTGGGACTGTGGAAGCTGACTGGAGACGCGTCCCGCGGCAACGATGCCGTCTCCACCCAACCGCTTGCAACGGAAAAGGCTCAGAAGTCGACCTCTCCACCGTCAGCTGCAGAGAAGGATCGTGAAGCAGCTTTGAAAAAGCTGGGCCTCTTAAACCTATAA